Proteins encoded by one window of Roseibium sp. Sym1:
- a CDS encoding GGDEF domain-containing protein — MKLDTPTLFTCLMIAEFAGSVILFLFYLFWPSRNADSRRSLAMWSLGMFLAACGTVLIAMRGTIPDAFSIIAANFLILLGTGLRRSGFAVFLGLRGHFWIFAFVATGWLAMCLFPAFMDSFLMRTNYVQGTLIVSGLWVVGMAFLENRDRLYSVRLLGLTTLLECAGFIWFTLNQNILLFPSFLSAFPEGFTIVFLVTLLFSMIMTIVLPASMVIERSMLRFREKASLDDLTGLSNRRAFLNAAEDWGAQNREDSSTCSLLLFDMDEFKEVNEKYSQEMGDVLLQLFARILKDTLAETAICGHVGGTKFAVFLPETDKELALLTAQRLCRRFALGCHEASAGKLVVTISVGVVTAGVATRLTKIMETAERALEKAKKQGRAQIVTLDLSASGSIKKSSSPSAFSTLRKNAA; from the coding sequence ATGAAGCTCGACACGCCGACATTGTTCACCTGCCTGATGATTGCCGAATTCGCCGGCAGCGTGATCCTGTTTCTGTTCTATCTGTTCTGGCCATCAAGGAATGCGGACAGCCGGCGCAGTCTGGCCATGTGGTCCCTGGGCATGTTCCTGGCGGCCTGCGGAACGGTGCTGATTGCCATGCGCGGGACCATCCCGGATGCCTTCAGCATCATTGCAGCCAATTTTCTGATTCTCCTGGGGACGGGGTTGCGCCGAAGCGGGTTCGCTGTCTTCCTGGGTTTGCGCGGCCATTTCTGGATCTTTGCGTTTGTCGCGACCGGTTGGCTCGCCATGTGTCTGTTTCCCGCCTTCATGGACAGTTTCCTGATGCGCACCAACTATGTGCAAGGCACGCTGATCGTCAGCGGCCTGTGGGTGGTCGGCATGGCGTTCCTGGAAAACAGGGACAGGCTGTATTCGGTTCGCCTGCTGGGTCTGACAACCTTGCTCGAATGCGCGGGCTTCATCTGGTTTACCCTGAACCAGAACATTCTGCTCTTTCCCTCGTTCCTGTCGGCCTTCCCGGAAGGATTCACGATCGTTTTCCTGGTCACCTTGCTGTTCTCGATGATCATGACCATCGTTCTGCCGGCCTCCATGGTCATAGAGCGTTCCATGTTGCGGTTCCGGGAAAAGGCGTCGCTGGATGACCTGACCGGACTGTCCAACAGGCGGGCATTCCTGAATGCGGCCGAGGACTGGGGTGCGCAGAACCGGGAGGACAGCTCGACCTGCAGCCTGCTCCTGTTCGACATGGACGAGTTCAAGGAAGTCAACGAAAAGTACAGCCAGGAGATGGGAGACGTGCTCCTGCAACTGTTTGCCCGTATCCTGAAGGACACGCTCGCCGAAACCGCGATCTGCGGACATGTCGGCGGTACCAAATTTGCCGTGTTCCTGCCTGAAACGGACAAGGAGCTTGCACTCCTGACGGCCCAGCGTCTTTGCCGCCGGTTTGCGCTTGGCTGCCATGAAGCTTCCGCGGGCAAGCTCGTGGTCACCATCAGCGTGGGTGTCGTCACCGCCGGTGTTGCGACCCGCCTGACCAAGATCATGGAAACCGCCGAGCGCGCTTTGGAAAAGGCCAAGAAACAGGGCAGGGCGCAAATCGTCACACTGGACCTCTCGGCCAGCGGCTCCATCAAGAAAAGTTCGAGCCCGTCCGCGTTTTCGACACTGCGCAAAAACGCCGCCTGA
- a CDS encoding PHA/PHB synthase family protein, translating into MADDRQHPMLQYIINNPEAFAQNLAKTIEQAGKAMAAYIEPREQGKIKTDSTDELTGVVKTLAQVGEYWTSDPQRAIEAQSRLWNGYIDLWNSSLKRMMGEPSEPAVETPPKDRRFADPDWEDNQFFDFIKQLYLITSKWAEDMVHDAQGLDEHTRHKAEFYVTQIANAVSPSNFVLTNPELLRLTMESNGENLVKGMQHLVEDLKSGKGDLKIRQTDPSKFKLGENLGNTPGKVIAQNDVCQVIQYSPTTEEVLKRPLLIVPPWINKFYILDLNPDKSYIKWAVDQGHTVFVISWVNPDERQAQKSFEHYMKEGILHTLDVIKKATRQSEVNAIGYCVGGTLLAVTLAYMAKIGDERIKTATFFTTQVDFTFAGDLKVFVDEEQISLLEKRMAEQGYLDGSKMSSAFNMLRSNDLIWSYVVNNYLKGQEPFPFDLLYWNSDSTRMPAANHSFYLRNCYLDNKLSKGEMEIAGERLDLSKVTIPIFNLATREDHIAPPKSVFLGSGCFGGPVDYVLAGSGHIAGVVNPPAKNKYQYWTGPEPKGLLENWLKNAEEHPGSWWPYWDEWIRSHDATTAKARKPGANRMKILEDAPGSYVMTKV; encoded by the coding sequence ATGGCTGATGACCGCCAGCATCCCATGTTGCAGTACATTATCAACAATCCCGAAGCCTTTGCCCAGAATCTGGCCAAGACGATCGAGCAGGCCGGCAAGGCGATGGCCGCCTATATCGAGCCGCGCGAGCAGGGCAAGATCAAGACGGATTCAACGGATGAATTGACGGGTGTGGTCAAGACGCTGGCGCAGGTCGGCGAATATTGGACATCCGATCCGCAACGTGCCATCGAGGCTCAGTCACGGCTTTGGAACGGATATATCGACCTGTGGAATTCGTCCCTGAAACGAATGATGGGCGAGCCGTCGGAACCGGCAGTGGAGACACCGCCGAAAGACCGCCGGTTTGCCGACCCGGACTGGGAAGACAACCAGTTCTTCGATTTTATCAAGCAGCTCTATCTGATCACCAGCAAATGGGCCGAGGATATGGTCCATGACGCCCAGGGGCTTGATGAACATACGCGCCACAAGGCCGAATTTTACGTTACCCAGATCGCCAACGCGGTGTCGCCCTCCAATTTCGTGTTGACCAATCCGGAACTTCTTCGCCTGACGATGGAAAGCAACGGTGAAAACCTCGTCAAAGGCATGCAGCACCTTGTGGAGGACCTGAAATCGGGCAAGGGCGACCTGAAGATCCGGCAGACGGACCCATCGAAATTCAAGCTTGGTGAAAATCTCGGCAACACGCCCGGCAAGGTGATCGCCCAAAATGACGTCTGCCAGGTCATCCAGTATTCACCCACGACGGAAGAGGTGCTGAAACGCCCGCTGTTGATCGTGCCGCCCTGGATCAACAAGTTCTACATCTTGGACCTGAACCCGGACAAATCCTACATCAAGTGGGCCGTCGATCAGGGACATACCGTGTTCGTCATCTCCTGGGTCAATCCGGACGAGCGCCAGGCCCAGAAGAGCTTCGAACACTATATGAAGGAAGGCATCCTCCATACGCTTGACGTCATCAAGAAGGCCACGCGCCAGTCCGAGGTGAATGCCATCGGCTATTGCGTCGGTGGCACGCTCCTGGCCGTCACCCTCGCCTATATGGCAAAAATCGGTGACGAGCGGATCAAGACGGCGACCTTCTTCACCACGCAGGTGGACTTCACCTTCGCCGGCGACCTGAAGGTGTTCGTCGACGAGGAACAGATTTCACTCCTGGAAAAGCGCATGGCCGAGCAGGGCTACCTGGACGGCTCGAAAATGTCGTCTGCCTTCAACATGCTGCGCTCCAATGACCTGATCTGGTCCTATGTGGTCAACAATTACCTGAAAGGCCAGGAACCGTTCCCGTTCGACCTGCTCTACTGGAATTCCGATTCCACGCGCATGCCGGCGGCCAACCATTCCTTCTATCTGCGCAACTGCTACCTGGACAACAAGCTGTCCAAGGGCGAAATGGAAATTGCCGGTGAGCGGCTGGACCTGTCCAAGGTCACGATCCCGATCTTCAACCTGGCCACGCGCGAGGACCATATTGCACCTCCGAAATCGGTCTTCCTCGGCTCGGGGTGCTTTGGCGGACCGGTCGACTATGTTCTTGCAGGGTCCGGCCACATTGCCGGTGTCGTCAATCCACCGGCGAAGAACAAGTACCAGTACTGGACCGGTCCGGAGCCCAAGGGCCTTCTGGAAAACTGGCTCAAGAACGCCGAGGAGCACCCGGGGTCCTGGTGGCCCTACTGGGATGAGTGGATCCGTTCCCACGACGCCACCACTGCCAAGGCGCGCAAACCGGGAGCCAACCGGATGAAAATCCTGGAGGATGCACCGGGATCCTATGTCATGACGAAGGTGTAA
- a CDS encoding putative bifunctional diguanylate cyclase/phosphodiesterase — translation MVAKKSQDYEDVSGNNEFAFLAAELDRLNRLETLSETVQLNLNGEWLRKLLNEVSDYIYVKDRSSRFVMANRQVAIDIGLDDASELIGKTDLELHPRETAEKFFAAEQEIMASNIPRIDFEEPSILANGKRKWFASSKFPVSNNAGEVVGIVGLSRDITDRKRGDLLQQGQNKVLQQIATGRPLDQVLETLVVTIENQLDGVFGSVMFVDDSGTKLLAGAAPNLHEDYVALTDGIDIGPKSGSCGTAIYRRESVIVEDIMKDPLWEDYRDLIEPFGLRSCWSVPFFGKGSEILGTFGLYTKKMRSPTDHELKLALEAARLAAVAVERDRDERKIRYLANHDVLTGLPNRQEFKAKLEEKVAECRNSGKTVAVVFVDLDNFKFVNDSFGHAIGDQVLMIVAERIKEVHDGAHQAIRFGGDEFVLIVEGAAAQKPELKGFMNRLKEEVTKTIQIGDLSFHVTCSIGAACFPSDAENAAQLLRNADKAMFAAKASGRNGFQIYEPTRPERSINKLTLLEEMRTGIENNDFFLEYQPQYNLVSGRIIGAEALVRWQHPVLGRLMPGEFIGLAEESGLIVPLGRWVMKEACRQNREWQNAGLMPITVGVNVSARQFSDAGLVTDVRAALEESGLPASYLELELTESLLIQNADQAVELMDDFRRIGLKLAIDDFGIGYSSLVALKSFPLTRLKIDRSFIRDLDYDENDRSIARAIVSLGRELGLCVVAEGVETAKQQAFLASCRCEVVQGYHFGRPMSAGKFGRLLGMTLTPLDAHFG, via the coding sequence ATGGTCGCGAAAAAAAGCCAGGATTACGAAGATGTCAGTGGCAACAACGAATTCGCGTTCCTGGCGGCGGAACTCGACCGGCTGAATCGCCTTGAAACGCTTTCGGAGACTGTGCAGCTCAATTTGAACGGCGAATGGCTTCGCAAACTGCTCAATGAGGTTTCCGATTATATCTATGTGAAGGACCGCAGCTCCCGGTTTGTAATGGCGAACCGTCAGGTGGCCATCGATATTGGACTCGACGACGCCTCGGAGCTGATCGGCAAGACGGATCTCGAATTGCATCCCCGTGAAACGGCCGAAAAATTCTTCGCCGCTGAACAGGAGATCATGGCTTCGAACATTCCGCGGATCGACTTCGAGGAGCCATCCATTCTGGCGAACGGCAAACGCAAGTGGTTTGCGTCCTCCAAGTTTCCCGTCAGCAACAATGCGGGCGAAGTGGTCGGGATTGTCGGTCTGTCGCGCGACATAACCGATCGCAAGCGTGGCGATCTGTTGCAGCAGGGGCAAAACAAGGTGCTCCAGCAGATCGCCACCGGCCGTCCACTTGACCAGGTTCTCGAAACCCTTGTTGTAACGATCGAAAACCAGCTCGACGGCGTGTTCGGTTCGGTGATGTTTGTCGACGACAGCGGGACCAAGCTCCTGGCCGGGGCCGCGCCGAATTTGCACGAGGATTATGTGGCCTTGACCGACGGCATAGACATCGGTCCAAAAAGCGGGTCTTGCGGCACCGCCATTTACAGGCGTGAAAGTGTCATTGTCGAAGATATCATGAAGGATCCGCTGTGGGAGGATTATCGCGACCTCATTGAGCCCTTCGGATTGCGGTCCTGCTGGTCCGTTCCCTTCTTCGGAAAGGGCAGTGAAATTCTCGGCACGTTCGGTCTTTATACAAAGAAGATGCGCAGCCCGACAGATCATGAGCTGAAACTCGCCCTGGAGGCGGCGCGTCTGGCAGCCGTTGCGGTCGAACGGGACAGGGACGAACGCAAGATCCGCTATCTTGCCAATCATGACGTCCTGACCGGTCTTCCAAACCGGCAGGAATTCAAAGCAAAACTCGAGGAAAAGGTCGCGGAGTGCCGGAACTCCGGCAAAACGGTCGCGGTTGTCTTTGTCGATCTCGACAATTTCAAGTTCGTCAATGACAGTTTCGGTCATGCCATCGGCGACCAGGTGCTGATGATTGTTGCGGAGCGGATCAAGGAGGTGCATGACGGCGCACACCAGGCCATCCGGTTCGGCGGTGACGAATTTGTCCTGATCGTCGAAGGCGCTGCCGCCCAGAAGCCTGAGCTCAAGGGTTTCATGAACCGGCTGAAGGAAGAAGTCACCAAAACCATCCAGATCGGTGACCTGTCCTTTCACGTCACGTGCAGCATCGGCGCTGCCTGTTTCCCGAGCGATGCGGAAAATGCGGCCCAGTTGCTCAGAAATGCCGACAAGGCCATGTTCGCTGCCAAGGCGTCCGGCAGAAACGGCTTTCAAATCTATGAGCCGACCCGTCCCGAACGCTCCATCAACAAGTTGACCCTCCTGGAGGAAATGCGGACCGGCATCGAAAACAACGACTTCTTCCTGGAATACCAGCCGCAATACAATCTCGTCAGCGGCCGCATCATTGGCGCCGAAGCCCTGGTAAGATGGCAACATCCGGTGTTGGGCAGGTTGATGCCGGGTGAATTCATTGGACTGGCTGAGGAAAGCGGCCTGATCGTGCCCCTGGGCCGCTGGGTCATGAAAGAAGCGTGCCGTCAGAACAGGGAATGGCAGAACGCGGGACTGATGCCGATCACAGTCGGGGTCAATGTTTCCGCCCGCCAGTTCAGCGACGCCGGTCTGGTGACCGATGTGCGCGCCGCGCTCGAGGAAAGCGGTTTGCCGGCGAGCTATCTGGAGCTGGAACTCACAGAAAGTCTTCTGATCCAGAATGCCGATCAGGCGGTTGAGCTGATGGACGATTTCCGGCGCATCGGGCTGAAACTGGCCATAGACGATTTCGGCATCGGTTATTCAAGCCTCGTGGCGCTGAAGAGTTTTCCTCTGACCAGGCTGAAAATCGACCGGAGCTTCATACGCGATCTCGACTATGACGAGAACGACCGCAGCATTGCCAGGGCGATCGTCTCGCTGGGGCGGGAACTCGGGCTATGTGTCGTTGCCGAAGGTGTCGAGACCGCCAAGCAGCAGGCCTTCCTGGCCAGTTGCCGCTGTGAGGTGGTTCAGGGATACCATTTTGGCCGCCCCATGAGCGCCGGCAAGTTCGGCAGGCTGCTCGGCATGACACTGACACCTCTGGACGCGCATTTCGGCTGA
- a CDS encoding DUF6653 family protein, which yields MQSSQPHRLQISRTGNHAASGAQTPSLLKYAQTGKPASATAVLSKVLAPAVLSLGLWSKVWLGGAFAGLLCLVALILLVLAPKFPGMNIVRFNWARQVGFGEKIWLNRMVIPVPQGLNYRLTTLYMVFWSGVLVALWGGLATLPLLSATGLAVAYSAQFACFVKLIHLYRVMKDKYPLYRFWSKAAVNDNSAAATHPTHTNKKSA from the coding sequence ATGCAAAGTTCACAACCTCACAGACTGCAGATCTCAAGGACAGGCAATCATGCCGCGTCCGGCGCGCAAACGCCGTCCCTGTTGAAATACGCCCAAACCGGCAAACCGGCATCGGCAACGGCCGTCCTGTCCAAAGTGCTCGCGCCCGCGGTTTTGTCGCTCGGTTTGTGGTCGAAAGTCTGGTTGGGGGGCGCATTCGCCGGGCTCCTTTGCCTGGTCGCCCTGATCTTGCTGGTTCTGGCCCCGAAGTTCCCCGGCATGAATATTGTGCGGTTCAACTGGGCACGTCAGGTGGGCTTCGGTGAAAAGATCTGGCTGAACCGGATGGTCATCCCCGTGCCACAGGGACTGAACTACCGTTTGACCACCCTTTACATGGTGTTCTGGTCGGGCGTTCTGGTGGCCCTGTGGGGTGGGCTGGCCACCCTGCCTTTGCTGTCGGCAACCGGGCTTGCGGTCGCGTACAGCGCGCAATTTGCCTGTTTCGTCAAACTGATCCACCTGTACCGGGTGATGAAGGACAAGTATCCGCTTTACCGGTTCTGGTCGAAGGCAGCGGTCAACGACAACTCCGCGGCGGCGACACATCCAACGCACACGAACAAGAAGTCTGCCTAA
- the speB gene encoding agmatinase: MSSELPRPTDNAFLGQDIKGGSHEPTYAGALSFMRRRYSRNLSGVDLAVLGIPFDASVSNRPGARFGPQGVRRASAIFDGDPQYPFHMDPFETLACVDYGDCVFDYGRNADIPGHIEAQAAEILDADTHLFSIGGDHFVTYPLLKAHVAKYGPLGLVQFDAHQDTWPDEGDRIDHGTFTGRAVREGLIDPERSIQIGIRTHAPETCGVEIVFGHEMDELGIGGTIERIKARVGAGRAYMTFDIDCLDPAFAPGTGTPVSGGLSSREALSILRGLGSIDFVGGDVVEVAPAYDHADITSIAGASVALTYIGLLAERRSQTV, encoded by the coding sequence ATGTCATCCGAATTGCCGCGCCCGACCGACAACGCCTTTCTGGGACAGGATATCAAGGGGGGCTCGCACGAACCCACATACGCGGGAGCGCTGTCCTTCATGCGCCGCCGCTACAGCCGCAACCTGTCCGGAGTTGATCTGGCGGTTCTGGGCATTCCTTTCGATGCCTCGGTGTCGAACCGGCCCGGAGCACGCTTCGGCCCACAGGGAGTGCGCAGGGCGTCAGCCATTTTCGATGGCGATCCCCAATATCCCTTTCACATGGATCCGTTCGAAACGCTGGCCTGTGTCGACTACGGCGATTGTGTCTTCGATTACGGCCGCAACGCGGATATTCCAGGTCACATCGAGGCGCAGGCTGCAGAGATTCTGGATGCGGACACGCATCTCTTTTCCATCGGCGGCGATCATTTCGTCACATATCCGTTGCTCAAGGCACATGTCGCCAAATACGGGCCACTCGGTCTTGTCCAGTTCGATGCGCATCAGGACACTTGGCCGGACGAGGGAGACCGGATCGACCATGGCACGTTTACCGGACGGGCGGTTCGTGAAGGATTGATCGATCCCGAAAGGTCGATTCAGATTGGTATACGAACACATGCTCCGGAAACATGCGGCGTTGAAATCGTCTTCGGCCACGAGATGGACGAACTCGGAATTGGGGGGACGATCGAGCGGATCAAGGCGCGGGTAGGTGCCGGCCGCGCCTATATGACATTTGATATCGACTGTCTGGATCCGGCCTTCGCGCCAGGCACCGGCACACCGGTCTCCGGAGGCCTGTCGTCGCGCGAGGCCCTGTCCATATTGCGCGGTCTCGGGTCGATCGATTTTGTCGGCGGCGATGTGGTCGAAGTGGCGCCGGCCTACGATCATGCCGACATCACGTCGATAGCCGGGGCAAGTGTCGCGTTGACCTATATCGGACTGCTCGCGGAAAGGCGGAGCCAGACGGTTTGA
- a CDS encoding cation diffusion facilitator family transporter, with product MQDHAHHDHGSGHGHDHGHDHGHDHGHGHDHAPEVTDRNARAVAWAGLLIAGFMFAELIGGWLSGSLALMADAVHMVTDAASLGLAWWAFQQSKKPADNRLTYGRDRLPVLIAFANAIFLLVVTAWICVEAVGRFIEPETVLAGPMFVIAVLGLLVNIAAFFVLQRGGDGSLNMRSAILHVLGDLLGSVAAIMAAVVIYLTGWYPIDPILSVFVALLIVRSAISVLRQSAHILLEGAPVGIDRDTLKADLLAEVPDLSDIYHIHLWSLAEGKVNATMHAVVASEGAPDLVLERMRQRMRDAHGIGHVTIEIGSFSGPSR from the coding sequence ATGCAAGACCACGCCCATCACGACCACGGTTCCGGACACGGGCACGATCATGGGCACGATCATGGGCACGATCATGGCCACGGGCACGATCATGCCCCCGAAGTGACGGACCGGAACGCCCGCGCTGTTGCGTGGGCAGGTCTTCTGATTGCCGGTTTCATGTTTGCCGAACTCATCGGCGGCTGGCTGTCAGGATCGCTGGCACTGATGGCGGACGCGGTCCACATGGTCACCGACGCCGCTTCGCTCGGGCTTGCCTGGTGGGCCTTCCAGCAATCGAAAAAGCCGGCGGACAACCGCCTCACCTACGGCAGGGATCGTCTTCCGGTTCTGATTGCCTTTGCCAACGCGATTTTTCTGCTGGTCGTCACAGCCTGGATATGCGTGGAAGCCGTCGGCCGGTTCATCGAACCGGAAACTGTTCTTGCCGGACCGATGTTCGTAATCGCGGTACTGGGGCTTCTGGTGAATATCGCGGCCTTTTTCGTCCTGCAGCGCGGGGGCGACGGCTCGCTCAACATGCGATCCGCCATTCTACATGTCCTCGGGGATCTGCTCGGTTCGGTTGCCGCGATCATGGCCGCAGTCGTGATTTACCTGACCGGCTGGTATCCGATCGACCCTATCCTGTCGGTTTTTGTCGCCCTTTTGATCGTTCGCTCCGCGATTTCGGTCCTCCGCCAATCCGCTCATATTCTCCTTGAGGGGGCACCCGTCGGCATTGATCGCGACACGCTGAAGGCCGACCTTCTGGCGGAGGTGCCCGACCTGTCGGATATTTACCACATACACTTGTGGTCTCTTGCGGAAGGCAAGGTCAATGCGACCATGCACGCCGTTGTCGCGTCGGAGGGAGCCCCCGACCTGGTTCTGGAACGGATGCGTCAACGCATGCGGGATGCGCACGGCATCGGTCATGTCACCATTGAAATCGGCTCCTTTTCGGGTCCTTCCCGATAA
- the guaD gene encoding guanine deaminase, which translates to MADQTPTLLRGRLLSFKSAPGGPDDTEAFTYVEDGAVLMQNGKIAAQGQYEDLLNQFPDSTARIVDHRPHLILPGFIDTHIHFPQAQVIASWADQLLDWLNDYTFPAEMRFADKAHGDRIALEFFDALVAHGTTTAVAYCSSHPASVDAYFEEAQRRGMLMLGGKTMMDRNAPAPLCDTAQSSYDDSKALIDAWHGRGRAHYVITPRFAITSTPQQLEAAGTLLKEHPDCHLQTHINENHNEIALTRELYPDAAHYLGVYESFGLLGSKTLLGHCIHMTGSEMQIMRETGSVAVFCPTSNLFLGSGLFDKAGLESAGIRTAIATDVGGGTSYSMLRTLDEGYKILQLQRQRLHPLASFYWATRGNAEALSLAGRIGTLDKGTDADLVVLNARATGPMALRMETVETLSEELFVLQTLGDDRAVVETYAAGRPLKT; encoded by the coding sequence GTGGCAGACCAGACCCCGACGCTCCTGCGCGGCAGACTGCTGAGTTTCAAATCAGCACCAGGCGGACCCGACGACACGGAAGCCTTTACGTATGTGGAGGACGGCGCCGTCCTGATGCAGAACGGCAAGATCGCCGCGCAAGGCCAATATGAAGACCTTCTCAACCAGTTCCCGGACAGCACGGCACGGATTGTCGATCACCGGCCGCACCTGATCCTGCCCGGTTTCATCGACACGCATATCCACTTCCCGCAGGCACAGGTGATCGCGTCCTGGGCCGACCAGTTGCTCGACTGGCTGAATGATTACACCTTCCCCGCTGAGATGCGCTTTGCCGACAAGGCGCATGGCGACCGGATCGCACTGGAGTTCTTCGATGCGCTCGTTGCGCACGGCACGACAACGGCTGTCGCCTATTGTTCCAGCCACCCGGCGTCCGTCGACGCCTATTTCGAGGAGGCCCAACGGCGCGGCATGCTGATGCTCGGCGGCAAGACCATGATGGACCGGAATGCGCCGGCGCCCCTGTGCGACACGGCCCAGAGCTCCTATGACGACAGCAAGGCTCTGATTGACGCCTGGCACGGTCGGGGCCGGGCGCATTACGTCATCACGCCACGTTTCGCCATCACCTCCACCCCACAGCAGCTCGAGGCCGCCGGAACGCTCCTGAAGGAGCATCCGGACTGCCACCTGCAGACCCATATCAATGAAAACCACAATGAAATCGCCCTGACACGGGAACTCTATCCCGACGCTGCCCATTATCTCGGGGTCTACGAAAGCTTTGGCCTTCTCGGGTCGAAGACATTGCTTGGTCATTGCATTCACATGACGGGCAGCGAGATGCAGATCATGCGGGAGACGGGCTCCGTCGCGGTGTTCTGCCCGACCTCGAACCTGTTTCTGGGCAGCGGCCTGTTCGACAAGGCAGGACTGGAAAGTGCCGGGATCCGCACCGCCATTGCGACCGATGTCGGTGGCGGCACGAGCTATTCCATGTTGCGGACGCTGGACGAGGGCTACAAGATCCTGCAGCTTCAGCGCCAGCGCCTGCACCCTCTCGCCAGCTTTTACTGGGCAACCCGAGGCAATGCCGAAGCGCTTTCGCTGGCAGGCAGGATCGGCACTCTCGACAAGGGCACCGACGCGGACCTTGTGGTTCTCAACGCAAGGGCGACCGGGCCGATGGCGTTGCGCATGGAAACCGTCGAAACCCTCTCCGAAGAGCTGTTCGTGCTGCAGACACTTGGTGACGACCGGGCCGTGGTTGAAACCTATGCCGCGGGTAGGCCCCTGAAGACCTGA
- a CDS encoding MFS transporter, with product MSFPLKSPERPLWLETAAIALLMTATLKIMANATISPALPGLAQAFDGEPHAAYLTRFLVAAPSLSVVVVAPFAGIAADRFGRVPLLLAGVLLFALSGSAGAYLPDLTAILASRLLLGVAVALAMTAQVALVGDLFAGARRSAFMGLQTAAINFSGFLYIGLAGWLAAYSPRLPFLVYALPILLLPVLLPLLRRERRPRAGRQPSGPAQAGLAGKAWLIPALLVALLTMMTVMLFFLMPSQLPFYLEDNGLDGASGTAFGLGALTLAGGGVAMMFKRISLWLGLTATFGAGAVLMAAGFAVLAVDAAWLFLLVGAALVGTGYGLVQPTFLMLALQVAPEHRRGSVSGMVTTAMFLGQVVSPLALTHFIQELGFIPVFQAAAGVFLAFAIGALWLFSARLFRARQPG from the coding sequence ATGTCATTTCCGTTGAAATCCCCGGAGCGGCCTCTCTGGCTGGAAACCGCAGCCATCGCGCTGTTGATGACCGCTACCCTCAAGATCATGGCAAACGCGACCATCAGTCCGGCTTTGCCGGGGCTGGCGCAAGCCTTTGACGGAGAGCCGCATGCGGCCTACCTGACGCGGTTTCTTGTGGCCGCGCCTTCACTCTCCGTGGTCGTGGTAGCTCCCTTTGCGGGGATCGCGGCAGACCGGTTTGGACGGGTGCCTCTGTTGCTGGCAGGCGTGTTGCTATTCGCCTTGAGCGGCAGCGCGGGGGCCTACCTGCCTGACTTGACCGCTATTCTCGCAAGCCGTCTGCTTCTGGGTGTGGCGGTCGCCCTGGCCATGACGGCGCAGGTTGCCCTGGTCGGTGACCTTTTCGCCGGTGCGCGCCGCAGCGCGTTCATGGGCCTGCAGACCGCGGCGATCAACTTCAGCGGCTTTCTCTACATCGGTCTCGCAGGTTGGCTCGCGGCTTATTCACCCCGGCTGCCGTTCCTGGTGTATGCCTTGCCCATCCTGCTGTTGCCTGTGTTGCTGCCGTTGCTGCGCAGGGAACGGCGGCCTCGAGCCGGGCGACAGCCATCCGGGCCTGCGCAGGCCGGCCTTGCCGGAAAAGCCTGGCTGATCCCCGCATTGCTGGTTGCGCTCCTGACGATGATGACCGTCATGCTGTTCTTTCTCATGCCCAGTCAGTTGCCGTTCTATCTGGAGGACAACGGTCTTGACGGAGCGTCCGGAACCGCCTTCGGCCTCGGTGCCCTGACGCTCGCAGGCGGTGGTGTCGCCATGATGTTCAAGCGCATCAGCCTTTGGCTGGGGCTGACAGCGACGTTCGGGGCGGGGGCCGTCCTGATGGCCGCGGGCTTTGCTGTCCTGGCGGTGGATGCTGCCTGGCTCTTCCTTCTTGTGGGGGCGGCACTGGTCGGGACCGGTTACGGTCTGGTACAACCGACTTTCCTGATGCTGGCCTTGCAAGTCGCGCCTGAGCATCGCAGAGGCAGCGTTTCCGGCATGGTTACGACGGCCATGTTTCTGGGGCAGGTTGTATCGCCTCTGGCCTTGACACATTTCATTCAGGAGCTGGGTTTCATACCGGTTTTCCAGGCCGCGGCGGGGGTCTTTCTTGCCTTTGCAATCGGTGCATTATGGCTGTTTTCAGCCAGGTTGTTCCGAGCAAGGCAACCCGGTTAG
- a CDS encoding helix-turn-helix domain-containing protein, which produces MKLLDISEVSKQSGVAASAIRHYEEKGLISSLGRRGLKRLFAPEVIDQLALITLGKAGGFSLDEIRSMFGPDGRPALSREKLHARVAEMDRQIDQLASLRDMIRHVADCPEQNHMDCAKFQQLIRISGKRRKTKTGKGISGMDTL; this is translated from the coding sequence ATGAAATTGCTGGATATTTCCGAGGTTTCGAAACAGTCAGGCGTCGCCGCCTCGGCCATCCGCCACTACGAGGAAAAGGGACTGATCTCTTCGCTCGGGCGGCGTGGCCTCAAACGCCTGTTCGCACCGGAGGTCATCGACCAGCTGGCGCTGATCACGCTCGGCAAGGCGGGCGGGTTTTCGCTGGATGAGATCAGGTCCATGTTCGGCCCCGATGGCCGCCCTGCCCTTTCCCGGGAAAAGCTCCATGCACGCGTGGCGGAAATGGACAGGCAGATCGACCAACTTGCGTCCCTGCGCGACATGATCCGCCACGTCGCCGACTGCCCGGAACAGAACCACATGGATTGTGCGAAGTTCCAGCAACTGATCCGCATCAGCGGAAAAAGACGGAAGACAAAAACCGGCAAAGGCATTTCAGGTATGGATACTCTTTAA